A genomic segment from Luteolibacter ambystomatis encodes:
- a CDS encoding SUMF1/EgtB/PvdO family nonheme iron enzyme, protein MANERIVAKEVIDNLPYNPLLHRSMSFELVAWDIPSAPGLDAKMVPQASLDRDLPKPSECDITIGILWSRIGTPFELDGVSYGSGTLYELEDAMQGGGDVLIYRRTERVLLDLDDPILPEKQAQYRKVKEFFQSFHDASGHAKFSYNTYDKPSDFADKLRDHLLAIVARRMSKTWGENEKLAPAWEGSPFPGLRAFTTNDAPIFFGRGRETDDLLRLVAVWPVLIIMGASGSGKSSLVGAGLLPRLAAGAVEDSSRWHVPAFDSTIRQWRGLRFSPAEVGNDPFLGLAAKLAPLIDDDPATLADILRHDANAFGERVASLATDGRKVVVFVDQFEEIFTSVSAASRLAFVDLLAVPNPSIRWVVTVRSDFYHKCVDIPELSRLLENGQFPLSTPTDTLLDMIARPALRACIDFEEGLTSRVLDDTGREPGSLALMAYALDELYLISLRRTDRTLAITDYESLGGVQGAIGKRAEQAFAELTLTTMQKEKCLQRVFRELIEIDERGVATRRRALISEVGRSDNERAFIDSFVGARLLTTSEGDQDGQIEVAHEALLKSWARLAKWIELMQGDFLLLRQLRAAASQWEASGRSHDYLWRGEKPEVQAMLARLDPRLSQIEIDFSQPESTHLITELQLDKIDHYRREFIGQQLAMLGDPRTGVGCRLGIPDLEWCWVDIGAVQRAEFRDHQGAVFGEFNLHGFFMSKYPITFSQFHAFEEAENGASNDQWWHDFENVDREVLATGSQTASNFPASGVSWHAAVAFSRWLTTSVPRDTLPERADGWSIRLPHEWEWQWAAMGEANGKAFPWGEWDPSRSNLKEAGIGRFTAVGLYPAGAAKCGALDMVGNVRQWCLNSFKSTNDISCSGIHPRAQRGGSINQEHPWGTANYRSSNGPVKSKPEVGFRVVYAPPLAL, encoded by the coding sequence GTGGCTAACGAACGTATCGTGGCCAAGGAGGTGATCGACAATCTTCCTTACAATCCGCTTCTTCACCGCTCGATGTCCTTTGAGTTGGTTGCATGGGATATTCCAAGCGCGCCGGGCCTAGATGCCAAGATGGTGCCTCAAGCTTCGCTCGATCGAGACCTGCCTAAGCCTTCCGAATGCGACATCACCATTGGGATCCTCTGGTCTAGAATTGGAACCCCTTTCGAGCTGGACGGAGTAAGCTACGGATCTGGCACCTTGTATGAATTGGAGGATGCCATGCAGGGAGGCGGAGACGTCCTCATCTATCGGCGCACGGAACGAGTGCTCTTAGATCTCGATGATCCAATCCTTCCCGAGAAGCAGGCGCAGTACCGCAAGGTCAAAGAGTTCTTTCAGTCATTCCATGATGCCAGCGGTCACGCGAAATTTTCCTACAATACCTACGACAAGCCATCTGACTTTGCCGACAAGTTGCGGGATCACCTTCTTGCAATCGTAGCACGCCGAATGTCTAAGACGTGGGGCGAAAACGAAAAACTTGCACCGGCTTGGGAAGGTTCTCCCTTCCCCGGACTGCGAGCCTTCACAACCAACGATGCGCCCATTTTCTTCGGGCGAGGACGCGAAACCGACGATCTCTTAAGGTTGGTTGCGGTTTGGCCAGTTCTCATTATCATGGGCGCGAGTGGATCAGGCAAGTCGTCGCTGGTTGGCGCCGGCCTGCTGCCACGGCTCGCGGCGGGCGCGGTGGAAGATAGCTCCCGTTGGCATGTCCCGGCCTTTGACTCGACTATAAGGCAATGGCGGGGCCTGCGGTTCTCGCCGGCAGAAGTAGGAAATGATCCCTTCCTAGGACTCGCTGCCAAGCTCGCGCCTCTGATCGATGACGACCCTGCGACCTTGGCTGACATACTCCGGCACGATGCGAATGCTTTCGGAGAGCGAGTCGCCTCCCTAGCCACAGACGGAAGGAAAGTGGTCGTTTTCGTCGACCAGTTCGAAGAGATCTTCACAAGCGTCAGTGCGGCTAGCCGGCTAGCCTTTGTCGATCTATTGGCCGTCCCAAATCCTTCCATCCGATGGGTCGTCACAGTTCGATCTGATTTCTACCACAAATGTGTCGATATCCCCGAGCTTTCGCGCCTACTTGAGAATGGCCAGTTTCCGCTGTCGACTCCAACGGACACCCTGCTGGATATGATCGCCCGTCCTGCACTACGCGCCTGCATAGATTTTGAGGAGGGTTTGACGTCTAGGGTTCTTGACGACACTGGCCGAGAACCAGGGTCGCTCGCCCTAATGGCCTATGCATTGGACGAACTCTATCTCATAAGCCTGCGCCGTACTGATCGGACCTTGGCGATCACCGACTATGAAAGTCTGGGTGGCGTTCAAGGTGCTATCGGCAAGCGAGCTGAGCAGGCATTTGCGGAACTGACGCTCACCACAATGCAGAAGGAGAAATGCCTGCAGAGGGTCTTCCGCGAGCTCATTGAGATCGATGAGCGCGGCGTGGCTACCAGGCGCCGGGCGCTCATCAGCGAGGTTGGGCGATCCGACAATGAGCGCGCCTTCATCGACTCGTTCGTTGGTGCCCGGCTCCTGACAACTAGCGAGGGCGACCAAGACGGACAAATTGAGGTTGCCCACGAGGCGCTGCTCAAGAGTTGGGCGCGTTTGGCGAAATGGATTGAGTTGATGCAGGGCGATTTCCTTTTGCTCCGGCAGTTGCGCGCTGCCGCGAGCCAATGGGAGGCGAGCGGGAGGAGCCACGACTATTTGTGGAGGGGAGAGAAACCGGAAGTCCAAGCCATGCTGGCGCGGCTCGACCCTCGACTAAGCCAGATTGAAATTGACTTTTCCCAACCCGAATCGACCCATCTAATAACCGAGCTCCAGTTGGACAAGATCGACCACTATCGTCGAGAATTCATCGGCCAACAGTTAGCGATGCTTGGTGATCCGCGGACCGGCGTGGGCTGTAGACTTGGCATTCCCGACCTTGAATGGTGTTGGGTCGATATCGGAGCGGTGCAGCGTGCAGAGTTTCGGGACCACCAAGGGGCCGTCTTTGGCGAGTTCAATCTTCATGGCTTCTTCATGTCGAAGTATCCTATCACCTTCTCGCAGTTCCATGCTTTCGAAGAAGCAGAGAACGGAGCATCGAACGATCAATGGTGGCACGACTTTGAGAACGTAGACCGCGAAGTGTTGGCAACGGGTTCCCAAACAGCATCAAATTTCCCGGCTTCAGGCGTCTCTTGGCACGCAGCCGTAGCCTTTTCCAGATGGCTGACGACTAGCGTGCCTAGGGATACGCTTCCGGAGCGAGCAGACGGATGGTCCATCCGATTACCCCACGAGTGGGAATGGCAATGGGCAGCGATGGGTGAAGCCAACGGTAAGGCATTCCCTTGGGGTGAGTGGGATCCGTCCCGGAGCAACTTGAAAGAAGCTGGCATTGGACGGTTTACCGCAGTCGGGCTGTATCCCGCCGGAGCCGCTAAATGTGGAGCTTTGGATATGGTCGGAAATGTGCGCCAGTGGTGCTTGAACAGTTTCAAATCTACCAACGATATCTCGTGCTCAGGGATTCATCCGCGTGCCCAGAGAGGAGGCTCAATTAATCAGGAGCACCCTTGGGGAACCGCAAATTATCGCTCCAGCAATGGGCCTGTCAAATCCAAGCCCGAAGTTGGTTTTAGAGTGGTGTATGCCCCTCCGCTGGCGCTCTGA
- a CDS encoding DUF2934 domain-containing protein, which yields MSRRIILDKSFLQAEARNCNRLRLLREAGYTFVVIDTLAYEFSTGRGAQEWGVAQRKLFEFSDHVEIWTHIGELLRKEVRMGVPTASPIDDDLTYRMRELWKNGNVAVASEGDPAIQRSRAEREVDSTDAMADECRNFSVSYPEYAREVKRRVGAGIDVGPLFVDLLHNEKLIQAFVRRDHGDPADREVYIVGAESGLNHEWLAYRLQRSHLAAKLLFMMKYEVGTRLGKEFINTKLDFDYIEALHFADAIATNETSGSLGLVCDWLYGPSKPRISTNFIDGVMPSEQSIRERAFFLWECSGRRAGDDLAHWLEAELLAKRLAWPQLLPM from the coding sequence ATGAGCCGTCGAATCATTCTCGATAAGAGCTTCCTCCAAGCAGAGGCTAGGAACTGTAACCGTCTGCGTTTACTCAGGGAGGCTGGTTACACTTTCGTCGTAATCGACACCTTGGCGTATGAATTTAGCACTGGTCGAGGTGCCCAAGAATGGGGCGTGGCACAGCGAAAACTCTTTGAGTTTTCTGACCACGTCGAGATTTGGACGCACATCGGCGAGCTACTCAGAAAGGAAGTGCGCATGGGTGTCCCCACAGCCTCACCAATCGATGATGATCTAACATATCGAATGCGAGAACTTTGGAAGAATGGCAATGTGGCGGTGGCTAGTGAGGGGGATCCTGCAATCCAGAGAAGCAGAGCGGAGCGCGAAGTCGATTCTACCGACGCTATGGCTGATGAGTGCAGGAATTTCTCGGTGTCCTATCCGGAGTATGCTCGCGAGGTGAAGCGTCGCGTCGGCGCTGGAATCGACGTAGGACCACTCTTTGTCGACCTTCTACACAACGAGAAGCTCATCCAAGCTTTCGTAAGAAGGGACCACGGCGACCCAGCAGATCGGGAAGTCTACATTGTAGGGGCCGAATCAGGACTGAATCATGAATGGCTCGCGTATCGGCTTCAACGAAGTCACTTGGCTGCCAAGTTACTATTCATGATGAAATACGAAGTCGGCACTAGGTTGGGGAAAGAGTTCATCAACACAAAGTTGGACTTCGACTACATTGAGGCACTCCATTTTGCAGATGCGATTGCAACAAATGAGACATCGGGAAGCCTCGGACTGGTTTGTGATTGGCTCTATGGTCCTTCGAAGCCCAGAATCTCGACTAATTTTATTGATGGGGTGATGCCTTCTGAGCAGTCGATTCGAGAGCGAGCTTTCTTTCTCTGGGAATGCAGCGGACGTCGGGCGGGGGATGATCTCGCTCATTGGCTGGAGGCCGAACTGCTAGCCAAGCGCTTGGCATGGCCCCAATTGCTTCCGATGTAG
- a CDS encoding restriction endonuclease: MTPEASGADEAENEAEDPVERLGRYIDTLPDILEAFETKHPNWPEGMLLMLLEWGLLRLRDCIEDKTDPEISWEHPFVELQFHVDCETVGDPLKEGTFSLNTGKLTISDVRDDETASKALSELMVRHLEIITLADLTQGMAMIQSDEGFIPFFPAEHIDEIRAIEDGVARDRAIIKALRPLSFGAGTIEYDDLKPEDDEPVAVSEDVLQQLESIQAPLVVLPIEPVAERLRLITIFEIHPFVFIPEKSAGYFPIVVGLAAQALGQEAVSLEFFEDPWADLARWPEDYRQGIWDRLQSKLADELASVGMGHQETEMVMVSLEAAISIHVPKERIAEIISKFTEDAQTLDANANISISIRAAAMAEEHRIGWRQLVDRVDASTSAADKGVALEELAAALFASVDGFGISSNVRTQTEEIDLWIENNVEKPPLAREGTEILVECKNWSGKVGKNELVVFRDKMRNRGGRCTLGFLLSWNGFADTVTKELLRGSTESLVVVLLDATAIRLAVESGDFMSVILAERRRALSI, from the coding sequence ATGACCCCTGAAGCCAGCGGTGCCGATGAGGCAGAGAACGAAGCAGAAGATCCCGTGGAGCGTCTCGGGCGCTACATCGACACCTTGCCCGATATTCTTGAGGCTTTCGAGACCAAACACCCGAACTGGCCCGAGGGGATGCTTCTGATGCTACTCGAATGGGGTTTGCTGAGGCTTCGCGATTGCATCGAAGACAAGACCGATCCCGAAATTTCTTGGGAGCATCCGTTTGTAGAGCTCCAGTTCCATGTCGATTGTGAAACAGTTGGCGATCCCCTCAAGGAGGGAACCTTTTCATTGAATACTGGAAAGCTAACGATCTCCGATGTCCGCGATGACGAAACGGCATCAAAGGCCCTCTCCGAGCTGATGGTGCGCCACCTCGAAATTATCACCCTCGCCGATCTTACCCAAGGGATGGCGATGATCCAATCGGACGAAGGCTTTATCCCCTTCTTCCCGGCGGAGCACATCGACGAAATCCGGGCCATCGAGGATGGGGTCGCTCGCGACAGGGCGATCATCAAGGCCCTTCGACCTCTCTCATTCGGCGCCGGAACAATCGAATATGACGACTTGAAGCCGGAGGATGATGAGCCTGTTGCAGTCAGTGAGGACGTCCTGCAACAGCTCGAATCCATTCAAGCACCCTTGGTCGTCCTTCCAATCGAACCGGTTGCGGAGCGGCTGAGACTAATCACAATTTTCGAGATCCACCCTTTCGTCTTCATCCCTGAGAAATCGGCTGGCTATTTTCCAATTGTGGTCGGTCTCGCGGCCCAAGCCCTAGGACAGGAAGCTGTCTCCTTGGAATTCTTCGAAGATCCTTGGGCGGATCTTGCACGATGGCCTGAGGACTATAGGCAAGGCATTTGGGATCGCCTGCAATCGAAGCTGGCCGACGAACTCGCTTCGGTAGGAATGGGCCACCAGGAGACCGAAATGGTCATGGTATCGTTAGAGGCCGCGATCTCGATTCATGTCCCGAAGGAACGAATTGCTGAGATCATCTCCAAATTCACCGAGGATGCCCAGACCCTAGACGCGAACGCAAACATCAGCATCTCGATCCGCGCGGCGGCAATGGCCGAAGAACACCGCATCGGGTGGAGGCAACTTGTCGATCGGGTCGATGCCTCCACGTCTGCTGCCGACAAGGGTGTAGCCTTGGAAGAACTTGCTGCAGCGCTGTTCGCATCCGTGGACGGATTCGGGATTTCCTCCAACGTCCGCACTCAAACGGAGGAGATAGATCTGTGGATCGAGAACAATGTCGAAAAACCGCCATTAGCCCGCGAAGGCACCGAGATCCTCGTCGAGTGCAAGAACTGGAGCGGAAAGGTCGGCAAGAACGAGCTCGTGGTTTTCCGTGACAAAATGAGGAACCGCGGAGGCCGCTGCACCCTCGGCTTCTTGCTCTCTTGGAACGGATTCGCCGACACCGTCACCAAGGAACTACTGCGGGGTTCCACCGAAAGCCTCGTGGTAGTTCTCTTAGATGCAACAGCCATCAGGCTCGCGGTGGAATCGGGCGACTTCATGTCCGTGATCTTAGCAGAGCGGCGGCGGGCACTGTCGATCTGA
- a CDS encoding ATP-dependent helicase, translating into MSQETQNKGYQAAADEMRANAPQFEAYESEHHCVVLAGPGSGKTKVLTAKVARMLAEDVRQPRGLACLTYSTQCVKELKSRLQRLGIEAGARLFVGTVHSFCLREIIIPYGRIAGLNLPDPLKVATPGEQRRLFDQAVANILGANENPAFLKTRFDEFRRTVLDRESPEWEAEAFRFAAITLDYERLLREAGVIDFDAMTLAGLELIKTHPWICKALKARFPILVVDEYQDLGIPLHEIVMELCIKEGIRLFAVGDPDQSIYGFTGARPSLMRQLAARKEVQEVRLRLNYRCGKTIIKASTLALGEKREFVSADDHAGIVQGYECPGGFDEQVALAVHTLIPEALARKEGRMLGDIGILYQSQYDGQEVADAVAEAGIEYVRFDQGNPYSRTPLISWLEECASWCAGGWKEGDPRLSTLLRSWLRFLPSIVRDSEIAACRRELVQFLHQTRQTGRSLNEWLTLFKGKGLYERIAKEPTMSDEIEAFDALYQLTVAKGKLVKYTVGYFGGQRGSPNHLNLTTIHSAKGLEYDVVIMLGLENGRIPYSTDDGPDLRESRRLFYVAMTRAKHEVHLLWSGWFIRKGKTITKGRSIFVDEVLDSTEEAPP; encoded by the coding sequence ATGTCACAGGAAACGCAAAATAAGGGCTACCAGGCAGCTGCCGATGAGATGCGGGCGAATGCACCGCAGTTTGAAGCCTATGAATCGGAGCACCATTGCGTGGTTCTCGCCGGCCCCGGCAGCGGCAAGACAAAAGTCCTGACCGCAAAGGTCGCACGGATGCTCGCTGAGGATGTTCGCCAACCGAGAGGCTTGGCCTGCCTCACCTACAGCACGCAGTGCGTGAAGGAACTCAAATCACGGCTGCAACGCTTGGGAATTGAAGCAGGGGCGCGTCTCTTCGTCGGCACAGTTCACTCCTTCTGCCTACGTGAGATTATCATTCCCTACGGTCGGATCGCGGGCCTCAACCTGCCGGATCCACTGAAAGTCGCCACTCCTGGCGAGCAGCGAAGATTGTTTGACCAAGCGGTTGCCAACATTCTCGGTGCCAATGAGAACCCGGCATTTCTCAAGACTCGGTTTGATGAGTTTCGACGCACCGTCCTTGATCGAGAAAGCCCGGAGTGGGAGGCCGAGGCCTTTCGGTTTGCAGCGATCACCTTAGATTACGAACGGCTTCTAAGGGAGGCGGGTGTGATCGACTTCGACGCAATGACCTTGGCAGGATTGGAGCTGATCAAGACCCATCCGTGGATCTGCAAGGCACTCAAAGCACGGTTTCCAATTCTGGTCGTGGACGAGTACCAGGATCTGGGAATCCCTCTTCACGAGATCGTGATGGAATTATGCATCAAGGAGGGAATCCGGCTGTTTGCGGTCGGGGATCCCGACCAATCAATCTATGGATTTACCGGTGCCAGGCCCTCATTGATGAGGCAACTCGCGGCCAGAAAAGAGGTTCAGGAGGTTCGCCTTCGCCTGAACTATCGATGCGGAAAGACCATCATTAAAGCATCGACGCTGGCACTCGGTGAGAAGCGCGAGTTTGTCTCGGCGGATGATCACGCGGGGATCGTTCAAGGCTATGAATGCCCCGGGGGCTTCGACGAACAGGTGGCCCTCGCGGTCCATACCTTGATACCCGAGGCCCTCGCCCGAAAAGAAGGCCGCATGCTCGGTGACATCGGCATACTCTATCAAAGCCAGTATGATGGCCAAGAGGTGGCTGATGCCGTTGCCGAGGCTGGAATCGAGTATGTGCGATTCGATCAAGGCAACCCCTATTCCCGAACTCCATTGATCAGTTGGTTGGAGGAGTGCGCAAGCTGGTGCGCAGGCGGATGGAAGGAAGGAGATCCTAGGCTATCCACGCTGCTGCGCTCTTGGCTCAGATTCCTTCCAAGCATCGTGCGGGACTCGGAGATCGCTGCGTGCCGTCGAGAGCTAGTCCAATTCCTTCATCAGACTAGGCAGACTGGCAGATCGCTGAATGAGTGGCTGACCTTGTTCAAAGGAAAGGGCCTGTATGAAAGAATCGCCAAGGAACCGACCATGAGCGATGAAATCGAGGCCTTCGATGCACTCTATCAGCTCACCGTAGCTAAAGGCAAGCTCGTCAAATACACCGTTGGCTACTTTGGCGGCCAGCGCGGCTCACCGAATCACCTCAATCTCACGACGATCCACAGCGCAAAAGGCCTGGAATACGATGTCGTGATCATGCTTGGATTGGAGAACGGACGGATCCCCTACTCCACGGATGACGGGCCTGACCTCAGGGAATCGAGACGTCTATTCTACGTCGCAATGACCCGTGCAAAGCACGAGGTCCATCTCCTGTGGTCGGGCTGGTTCATCCGAAAAGGAAAGACCATTACCAAGGGTCGTTCAATCTTCGTAGACGAGGTGTTGGACTCAACTGAAGAAGCTCCTCCCTAA